From Thermocladium sp. ECH_B, one genomic window encodes:
- a CDS encoding acetyl-CoA acetyltransferase → MVNDDDVVIVSYARTPIGRFGGSLKDVRSPHLAAEAIRAALNRGNIEPKLVDEVVMGSTLQGGMGQNLSRYAALLAGLPKEVGAYTVNRVCSSGMQAIFEAYRELKVGDASIMVAGGVDSMSTQPLAISSEYRWGVKHLINRKMEFMDLMINDGLLDPTNGMIMGQEADAVAKKHEVPREELDEYAYLSHTRAVKAVNEGLFKEVEPFDAKIGSSRVVLERDEGIRPDTSLDKLRSLKPAFGSDGLHTAGNSSQLSDGAAALVLTTRTKARELGLKPIARIAGYSWAMLEPWRFPEAPIYAINKLLEKTRTKIADYDAFEINEAFAVVNVLINKVLGVPFEKMDIFGGAIALGHPLGASGARIVTTLITALHQVGGRRGLAALCHGTGGGTAISIEIE, encoded by the coding sequence ATGGTTAATGATGACGATGTGGTGATAGTGAGCTATGCGAGGACTCCCATAGGTAGATTCGGGGGCTCATTAAAGGATGTCCGTTCACCCCATCTAGCGGCGGAGGCAATAAGGGCCGCCCTTAATCGCGGCAATATAGAGCCCAAGCTAGTGGATGAAGTCGTTATGGGCTCCACGCTACAGGGGGGAATGGGGCAAAACTTATCGCGCTACGCCGCTCTCCTAGCGGGTCTCCCAAAGGAAGTGGGGGCATACACCGTGAATAGGGTATGCTCATCCGGCATGCAGGCAATATTCGAGGCCTATAGGGAACTCAAGGTAGGGGATGCATCAATAATGGTGGCCGGCGGCGTCGATTCCATGAGCACCCAACCCCTCGCCATAAGCAGCGAGTACAGGTGGGGAGTGAAGCACTTAATAAACAGGAAAATGGAGTTCATGGACCTCATGATAAACGATGGCCTCCTCGACCCAACTAATGGCATGATAATGGGGCAGGAAGCGGATGCCGTGGCTAAGAAGCACGAAGTCCCGCGGGAGGAACTCGATGAGTACGCATACTTAAGCCACACGAGGGCAGTTAAGGCAGTGAACGAGGGACTATTCAAGGAGGTTGAGCCCTTTGACGCCAAGATAGGCAGCTCCAGGGTAGTGCTTGAGCGGGATGAGGGAATAAGGCCCGACACCAGCCTAGATAAGTTGAGGAGCCTTAAACCAGCATTCGGATCCGATGGCCTCCACACTGCCGGTAACTCATCTCAATTAAGTGATGGAGCGGCGGCACTAGTATTAACGACGAGGACCAAGGCGAGGGAGCTGGGGTTAAAGCCAATAGCCAGGATAGCTGGATATAGTTGGGCAATGTTAGAGCCCTGGAGATTCCCCGAGGCACCTATCTACGCCATAAATAAGCTGCTTGAGAAAACGAGGACCAAGATAGCTGATTACGACGCATTCGAAATCAATGAAGCATTCGCCGTGGTCAACGTGCTGATCAATAAGGTGCTTGGCGTACCATTTGAGAAAATGGATATATTCGGGGGAGCAATAGCGCTGGGCCACCCATTAGGGGCCAGCGGCGCGAGAATAGTGACCACGCTAATAACTGCCCTACATCAAGTCGGGGGACGAAGGGGGTTAGCCGCGTTATGCCACGGCACCGGCGGTGGAACCGCTATATCAATAGAAATAGAGTAA